The Microplitis mediator isolate UGA2020A chromosome 8, iyMicMedi2.1, whole genome shotgun sequence genome has a window encoding:
- the LOC130672717 gene encoding solute carrier family 35 member B1 homolog has translation MTANTHNNTKLIICALGIFVCYFYFAMLQEKITRGVYGDDNKNEKFTYMFALVFFQCIVNYLFAKVLLLTVMKENDDSTKTIYYATSALTYLLGMVSSNMALRFVSYPTQVVGKAGKPIPVMLLGVLLGKKTYSMKKYLFTFMIVAGVVLFMFKDGKASAAKQAEQTGFGEILIILSLTMDGLTSAVQERMRAEHKSSSGHMMLNMNFWSMVFSGLVIAISGELFEFVKFIQRHPNSLVHIMSFSIAGALGQFFIFRTVSEFGPLPCSIITTTRKFFTVLGSVLLFGNSLLPRQWLGTFIVFSGLFLDAVYGRNKNIKKDISK, from the exons atgacgGCAAACACTCACAAcaatacaaaattaataatatgcGCGCTCGGGATatttgtttgttatttttactttgCGATGCTGCAAGAAAAAATAACACGTGGTGTTTATGgggatgataataaaaatgaaaaatttacgtACATGTTTGCATTGgtattttttcaatgtattgttaactatttatttgCTAAAGTACTATTACTGACAGTAATGAAAGAAAATGATGACAgtacaaaaacaatttattacgCTACCTCAGCTTTGACATATTTATTAGGAATGGTATCAAGTAATATGGCATTAAGATTTGTCAGCTATCCTACACAGGTTGTTGGTAAAGCTGGCAAACCGATACCTGTTATGCTATTAGGAGTATTATTAGGAaaaaag acgtattcaatgaaaaaatatttatttacattcatGATCGTCGCTGGAGTTGTACTATTTATGTTCAAAGACGGCAAAGCATCAGCAGCAAAACAAGCTGAGCAGACTGGGTTTGGTGAAATACTCATTATCTTATCATTAACGATGGACGGTCTAACGAGCGCAGTACAAGAACGTATGCGAGCTGAACATAAATCATCCTCTGGACACATGATGCTGAACATGAATTTCTGGTCTATGGTATTCAGTGGGCTCGTTATTGCGATAAGTGgagaattatttgaatttgttaaatttattcaacggCATCCAAACTCTCTTGTACATATTATGTCATTTTCAATTGCTGGTGCATTAGGACAGTTCTTTATCTTCCGTACAGTATCGGAATTTGGTCCGTTGCCATGTTCGATTATTACGACAacaaggaaattttttaccgTTCTAGGTTCTGTGTTGCTATTTGGTAATAGTTTGTTACCTAGACAATGGCTGGGAACATTCATTGTCTTTTCCGGTTTATTTTTAGATGCCGTTTATGGGAGAaataagaatattaaaaaagatattagtaaataa